A single Oncorhynchus tshawytscha isolate Ot180627B linkage group LG01, Otsh_v2.0, whole genome shotgun sequence DNA region contains:
- the LOC112254823 gene encoding ladderlectin-like, producing MFLGRKLASVQNTVKYLGANLASVHSSEESQFLQAVVLIKTGDFPLTWIGGYDAVQANVEKDRLWFWSDGSTFDHQNWAKDEPNNYNGAREPCVQMNFGGKDAWNDELCGRRYPSVCSIRTCSIHPTIN from the exons ATGTTCCTTGGAAGAAAACTGGCGTCTGTGCAGAACACTGTAAAGTACCTTGGAGCAAACCTGGCGTCTGTGCACAGCTCTGAGGAGTCCCAATTTCTACAGGCGGTGGTGTTGATCAAGACTGGCGATTTCCCTCTGACCTGGATTGGAGGATATGATGCTGTTCAGGCAAATGTGGAAaag GACAGGCTATGGTTCTGGAGTGACGGATCTACATTTGATCACCAGAACTGGGCGAAAGACGAGCCCAATAACTATAACGGTGCCAGAGAGCCATGTGTTCAGATGAACTTTGGAG GTAAAGATGCCTGGAATGATGAATTATGTGGAAGGAGATATCCCTCTGTGTGCTCCATAAGGACCTGTTCAATACATCCAACTATCAACTGA